One segment of Triticum aestivum cultivar Chinese Spring chromosome 2A, IWGSC CS RefSeq v2.1, whole genome shotgun sequence DNA contains the following:
- the LOC123186285 gene encoding probable xyloglucan endotransglucosylase/hydrolase protein 12: MESSRRALLLVAMAATAIGLASASFRDNCDIKWNPENAAFSDDGHGLTMSLKSNSSGCLLQTKKQFIYGSVSTLIKLVPGNSAGTVTTYYTSSVGADHDEIDFEFLGNETGQPYTLHTNVFADGVGKKEMQFVPWFDPTADFHAYTISWTPCMIVWYVDDVPIRVFRNYRDKGIAYPIKRPMFGYSSIWSAEDWATQGGRVKADWSKAPFVAGYRDMVLDVCPCDGADSCVYGCAGAFSHGGRQQNCAGLTDQQRAKMQEVQKSHRIYDYCVDYKDNKKPGPECSLPQY; encoded by the exons ATGGAGAGCTCAAGGAGGGCGCTCCTCCTggtggcgatggcggcgacggcCATCGGCCTCGCGAGTGCCAGTTTCCGCGACAACTGCGACATCAAGTGGAACCCCGAGAACGCGGCCTTCTCCGACGACGGCCACGGCCTGACCATGTCCCTAAAGAGCAACTCCTCCGGCTGCTTGCTGCAGACGAAGAAGCAGTTCATCTACGGCAGCGTCTCCACCCTCATCAAGCTCGTCCCGGGGAACTCCGCCGGCACCGTCACCACATACTAC ACATCGTCCGTGGGGGCCGACCATGACGAGATCGACTTCGAGTTCCTGGGGAACGAGACCGGGCAGCCCTACACGCTGCACACCAACGTGTTCGCCGACGGCGTGGGCAAGAAGGAGATGCAGTTCGTGCCCTGGTTCGACCCCACCGCTGACTTCCATGCCTACACCATCTCCTGGACGCCCTGCATGATCGTCTGGTACGTCGACGACGTCCCCATCCGGGTGTTCCGGAACTACCGGGACAAGGGCATTGCGTACCCGATCAAGCGTCCCATGTTCGGCTACTCCAGCATCTGGTCGGCGGAGGACTGGGCCACGCAGGGCGGCCGCGTCAAGGCCGACTGGTCCAAGGCACCCTTCGTCGCCGGCTACCGCGACATGGTCCTCGACGTCTGCCCCTGCGACGGAGCCGACTCCTGCGTCTACGGCTGCGCCGGGGCGTTCAGCCACGGCGGGCGGCAGCAGAATTGTGCTGGCCTCACCGACCAGCAGCGGGCCAAGATGCAGGAGGTGCAGAAGTCTCACAGGATCTACGACTACTGCGTCGACTACAAGGACAACAAGAAGCCCGGCCCCGAGTGCAGCCTGCCGCAGTACTGA